The genomic DNA CGCGATCAAGCTCAATGTGGATTTACTGGAAATGCAGTTAAGCGATGAGGACAACGACGTCAAACACACCGTTGCGCGCCTCAAACGCGGGTTGGAACACCTGACGACCATCGTGATGGATTTGCGTTATGTGACGCGCCCGCGCGAGCCTGAACGCCAGCCGACCGAGATGAATGCCTTGTTGGATGAGGTGATCGAACTGGCGGGCGACCGGCTGGAACGTTCGCGCGTCGTGATCAAACGCGATTACGCGGCGGCAAAATTGCTGGGCGAGTACGATCCGCTGCAATTACGCAAAGTCTTCTTGAATCTGCTCATCAATGCCGTCGAAGCTTCGCCGCGTGAGGGCGAGATCGAATTGCGCACGCGCATACTCAACCCGGATGAATTGCCGCCGGACTTTCAAGCTGAACGCGGGGCCGTTGCCGTCAGCGTCACCGACCACGGCATCGGCATGTCGCCCGAAACCAAACGCCGCATCTTCGAGGCGTTTTATTCAACCAAACAACACGGCACCGGCTTGGGTATGATGATCACGCAGGAAATCATCAAAAAACACGACGGCAAAATTGAGATTGAGAGTGAGGAGGGAAAGGGCACGACGGTGAGCGTTTATTTGCCGGTGTGAAGGATGAGGGATGAACTGATTTCCCCCTCACCCTCACTCTTCAAACGGAGATAACTTCTATCTCAGGATCAACCTCGGCTTTCAGCATGCTTTCAATGGCCATCAACGTACCATATGACGAACTCGGGCAACTGCCGCACGCGCCCTGATAGCTGATCGTCAAACGTTTGCCATTCAGTCCGATGATTTCCAAGCCGCCGCCGTCCATCGCCAAGCCGGAGCGGACTTTTTCATCCAGCACCTGATTGATCTGATCAAGCAGTGGGTTTTCGCCAACGACGTAAGCCGGGTTGCTTTCGGCTGCGGCTGCTTGCGCGACTTCGGTCACTGCCGGGGCTGAGCGAATCGGTTCGGCCAGCTTGCGCAGCATCTCTTCCCAATCCACATGATCCGCTTTGTTGATCGTGATGAAGCGATCCATGTAAAAGACCGAGGTCACGTTGCCCACGTCAAACAATGACGCGGCCAAGGGGTCGCCTTGTGCGGCGAGCGCGTTTTGATAGGAACGTGAAGAGCCAGCCGTCACCGGTTCCTTCAAAATGAACTTCACGGCATTTGGGTTGGGCGTGTATTCGATGTCTGCAATCTTGGGCATTTCCTTCTCCTTGCTCAATCAATCTAGTTTTGCTGCTAACGAGGCCTGATTATAGTCATCGTTCACAGGTTCACCAAACCACGCAACCCAGCCCGGTATGACCAAGGGAAGCGCCCGCCCGCCCGCCCGCGCTTTTCAAGCCGCTTTTGCTTCGTCTATAATCCGCCGCTCATTACGGCATTCACATTGTCTAAGGACGTCAACTTCATAACACAAGAGGTTCAATCACCTATGCACCAAACGAATCCTGGATTCGGTCTCGCGCGGCTGCGCCGTCAACTCACTGCCCAACTCACTGCACTGACGGCGGGCGTAGCCTTTTTCGCCCTCAACACCCTGACGGCATTTGCCCAGGAACCGGCGCACCGGCCTGGCGGCGAAGCCAATTTGAAACTGCCCGATCTCTCGACCGTCTCATTTATGGGCGGCACCAATGGCCGCAGCCTGTTGATGGTCGGCATTCTGGTCTCGCTGCTCGGGATGGTTTTTGGGTTGTTGATTTATACCCAACTCAAAAAGATGGCCGTGCACAAAAGCATGCTCGAAATCTCTGAGTTGATTTACGAGACGTGCAAAACCTATCTGGTGACGCAGGGCAAATTCATCTTGATTCTGGAAGCCTTTATCGCCGTCATCATCGTGCTTTACTTCGGCTTGCTGGTCGGCTTTCCCGCGTACAAGGTCGCTATCATTTTGATCTTTAGCCTGATCGGCATCGGCGGCAGTTATGGTGTCGCGTGGTTCGGCATCCGCGTCAACACCTTCGCCAATTCGCGCACCGCCTTTGCCTCGCTCGGCGGCAA from Acidobacteriota bacterium includes the following:
- a CDS encoding NifU family protein yields the protein MPKIADIEYTPNPNAVKFILKEPVTAGSSRSYQNALAAQGDPLAASLFDVGNVTSVFYMDRFITINKADHVDWEEMLRKLAEPIRSAPAVTEVAQAAAAESNPAYVVGENPLLDQINQVLDEKVRSGLAMDGGGLEIIGLNGKRLTISYQGACGSCPSSSYGTLMAIESMLKAEVDPEIEVISV